In one window of Tumebacillus algifaecis DNA:
- a CDS encoding AbrB family transcriptional regulator, with amino-acid sequence MRFKRTLSFFEALSIALFGGLLFTLLQVPLPWMLGPLTLVMIWQLTTKRQLYWPNFFRDLSSLVLGYLLGASITQETGLQILHHLPSMFVVTALTVFFSCTIGYWVAKGAGIGVYSGVFGNVPGGLTQMVLVSEELDEVDATVVTFMQMIRLLGVVFIVPFLAVHGLSADLDSPLNAMISQDAPLFLPIPWWSIWPLFLLVALLGAWGGRKIGLPAAVLTGPLLATALLVLLGLPAPQLPSDTILIAQLLIGVHIGLQMKIENLGNIKKLTLFTVLSSVVLVLFSLLLGAVLSSITGMGLTTAFLATAPGGIAEMGITAAMVHADLSMVTAYQLFRIFFIMFAVPPLLKWWIGRKSRQAV; translated from the coding sequence ATGCGGTTCAAGAGAACGCTTTCCTTTTTCGAAGCGCTCAGTATCGCCCTATTCGGAGGCCTGCTGTTTACGCTGCTTCAGGTTCCGCTGCCGTGGATGCTCGGCCCGCTGACGCTGGTGATGATCTGGCAATTGACCACCAAACGCCAGCTGTACTGGCCCAATTTTTTCCGCGATCTCTCTTCGCTTGTGCTCGGCTACTTGCTCGGTGCATCGATCACACAAGAGACGGGACTGCAAATCCTCCATCATCTGCCTTCTATGTTCGTCGTGACCGCCTTGACCGTCTTCTTCTCCTGCACGATCGGCTACTGGGTGGCAAAAGGGGCAGGCATCGGCGTTTATAGCGGCGTCTTTGGCAACGTGCCGGGTGGACTGACCCAGATGGTGCTCGTCTCTGAAGAACTGGATGAGGTAGACGCGACGGTCGTCACCTTCATGCAGATGATCCGCTTGCTCGGCGTTGTGTTCATCGTACCGTTCCTCGCTGTGCATGGGCTGTCTGCAGACCTCGATTCGCCGCTCAACGCCATGATCAGCCAAGATGCACCACTCTTTCTGCCGATTCCGTGGTGGTCCATCTGGCCGCTCTTTTTACTGGTGGCACTGCTCGGCGCGTGGGGAGGTCGGAAGATCGGCCTGCCAGCTGCCGTCCTCACCGGACCTTTGCTCGCCACCGCGCTGCTCGTGCTGCTCGGTTTGCCTGCGCCGCAGTTGCCAAGCGACACAATCCTGATCGCCCAACTGCTGATCGGCGTACATATCGGCTTGCAGATGAAAATCGAAAACCTTGGCAACATCAAAAAGCTCACCCTTTTCACGGTGCTCTCCTCTGTCGTGCTCGTCCTCTTCTCCCTGCTGCTCGGCGCGGTGCTCTCCTCGATCACCGGCATGGGGCTGACGACAGCGTTTCTCGCCACCGCCCCCGGCGGAATTGCCGAGATGGGCATCACCGCGGCGATGGTGCATGCCGACCTCTCTATGGTCACCGCCTATCAACTGTTTCGCATCTTCTTCATCATGTTCGCCGTGCCGCCGTTGCTCAAATGGTGGATCGGCAGAAAAAGCAGACAGGCCGTCTAA
- the dnaK gene encoding molecular chaperone DnaK translates to MSKVIGIDLGTTNSCVSVMEGGEPVVIPNAEGNRTTPSVLSMKNGERMVGDVAKRQAVTNPDTVMSVKRHMGTNHKEVVEGKEYTPQEISAMILQKLKADAEAYLGETVTQAVVTVPAYFNDAQRQATKDAGRIAGLDVLRIVNEPTAAALAYGLDKEEDQTILIYDLGGGTFDVSILELGDGVFEVKATSGNNSLGGDDFDQKIIDFLVDGFKKENGIDLSKDKMAQQRLKDAAEKAKKDLSGVAQTTISLPFITADASGPKHLEVNLTRAKFDELTADLVEATMVPARQALKDSGLSASQIDKVVLVGGSTRIPAVVEAVKKFIGKDPSKGVNPDEVVAIGAAIQGGVLTGEVKDVVLLDVTPLSLGIETQGGIATRMIERNTTIPTSKSQVYSTAADSQTSVEIHVLQGEREFARDNKTLGRFILGDIPPAPRGIPQIEVTFDIDANGIVNVSAKDLGTGKSQKITITSNTGLSDDEVERMVKEAEANAEEDKKRREEVDVRNNADSLVYQTEKTLKDLEGKVDQADIDNANAAKDKVKAALEGSDIEAIKATSEELSQVVQQLSVKLYEQAAQAQQAQGGDQGDAKQDDNVVDADYEVVDEDKK, encoded by the coding sequence ATGAGTAAAGTAATCGGTATTGACCTTGGTACAACCAACTCTTGCGTATCCGTGATGGAGGGCGGCGAGCCCGTCGTCATCCCGAACGCTGAAGGCAACCGCACCACCCCGTCCGTACTGTCGATGAAAAACGGCGAGCGCATGGTCGGTGATGTGGCAAAACGTCAAGCGGTGACCAACCCGGATACCGTCATGTCTGTAAAGCGTCACATGGGTACCAACCACAAAGAAGTGGTGGAAGGCAAAGAGTACACCCCGCAAGAAATCTCGGCGATGATCCTGCAAAAGCTGAAGGCTGATGCAGAAGCATATCTCGGTGAAACGGTAACCCAAGCGGTCGTCACCGTTCCGGCATACTTCAACGACGCACAGCGCCAAGCGACCAAAGATGCTGGCCGCATCGCAGGTCTTGATGTGTTGCGCATTGTCAACGAACCGACCGCAGCTGCACTTGCATATGGTTTGGATAAAGAAGAAGACCAAACGATCCTGATCTACGACCTGGGTGGTGGTACGTTCGACGTGTCCATCCTCGAACTGGGCGACGGCGTCTTCGAAGTAAAAGCAACTTCCGGTAACAACAGCTTGGGTGGCGATGACTTTGACCAAAAGATCATCGACTTCCTGGTCGATGGCTTCAAGAAGGAAAATGGCATCGATCTCTCGAAAGACAAAATGGCACAGCAACGTCTGAAAGACGCAGCGGAAAAAGCGAAGAAAGACCTGTCTGGCGTGGCACAAACCACGATTTCCCTGCCGTTCATCACCGCAGATGCATCCGGTCCGAAGCACTTGGAAGTCAACCTGACCCGTGCGAAATTTGACGAATTGACAGCCGATCTCGTTGAAGCGACGATGGTTCCGGCCCGCCAAGCGCTGAAAGACTCCGGCCTGTCCGCTTCGCAAATCGACAAAGTGGTACTCGTCGGTGGTTCGACTCGGATTCCGGCCGTGGTGGAAGCGGTGAAAAAGTTTATCGGCAAAGACCCTTCCAAAGGCGTCAACCCGGACGAAGTGGTCGCGATCGGCGCTGCGATTCAAGGCGGCGTTCTGACTGGTGAAGTGAAAGACGTCGTGTTGCTCGACGTCACTCCGCTCTCCCTCGGTATCGAAACGCAAGGCGGTATCGCAACTCGCATGATCGAGCGCAACACGACAATCCCGACTTCCAAGTCGCAAGTATACTCGACGGCTGCAGACAGCCAGACCTCGGTTGAAATCCATGTGTTGCAAGGTGAGCGCGAGTTTGCCCGCGACAACAAAACGCTCGGCCGTTTCATCTTGGGCGACATCCCGCCGGCACCGCGCGGTATTCCGCAAATCGAAGTGACCTTCGACATCGACGCAAACGGGATCGTCAACGTCTCCGCAAAAGACCTCGGCACTGGCAAGAGCCAAAAGATCACGATCACTTCGAACACCGGCCTGTCCGATGATGAAGTCGAGCGCATGGTCAAAGAGGCGGAAGCAAACGCAGAAGAAGACAAGAAGCGCCGCGAAGAGGTAGATGTGCGCAACAATGCGGACTCCCTCGTCTACCAAACCGAAAAGACCCTCAAGGATCTTGAAGGCAAAGTGGATCAAGCGGACATCGACAACGCGAACGCTGCGAAAGACAAAGTGAAAGCGGCGCTCGAAGGTTCCGACATCGAAGCGATCAAAGCAACTTCCGAAGAGTTGAGCCAAGTCGTTCAACAGCTGTCGGTCAAACTGTACGAGCAAGCGGCACAAGCGCAGCAAGCACAAGGTGGCGACCAAGGCGACGCGAAACAGGATGACAACGTAGTGGATGCAGACTACGAAGTCGTTGACGAAGATAAGAAATGA
- a CDS encoding TCP-1/cpn60 chaperonin family protein, protein MSQTSGSPKASEQDERLSALYSNTTAVRAIASAVEGTIGPKGLDTMLVDTQGNVIITNDGVTILNRMEVVHPAAKMLINVASAQQEEIGDGTTTATLLAAALLQEGVAQVERGVPVTRVIEGIQVGVQFALERMQSRARSLEEQGRDALYQVAMVAGREHQDIARLVTESARLIGDEKLNSEDFRLSDTVMAVVGAQSQVFQGAVIDKQRMSPQMPKRVEAARVLIVDDELEAEELDSEALGTEAGFLLYRQYKEEFRANLVRLVSAGVSAVFTDRGVSPVAEEVLGEAGVLIVQRVMQKDLRKIAEHTGARPIKRTGLSKGTEELHKFLGFAELIYEDERMENIRIVGGSGKPMATILIGASTEEVVGERLRIAKDAAASVQAAVRGGIVPGGGALELWASREVEKRRETVRGMTGFGVEAVAKALRRPMTQIVLNAGFNPLEKVEEASVAQIEQDSDTLAIDCDEGTVVDMIAQGVFDPTPVKLHALRAAGEVTVAIMRIHTIIRMKEERTYEE, encoded by the coding sequence ATGAGTCAGACCTCTGGCAGTCCGAAAGCAAGCGAACAAGACGAGCGTTTATCCGCACTCTATTCGAACACGACGGCTGTTCGGGCCATTGCATCGGCTGTGGAAGGCACGATCGGTCCTAAAGGACTTGATACGATGCTCGTCGATACACAAGGCAATGTGATCATCACCAACGATGGTGTGACCATCTTAAATCGGATGGAAGTCGTCCACCCCGCCGCCAAGATGCTGATCAACGTGGCTTCGGCCCAGCAAGAAGAGATCGGCGACGGCACGACGACGGCGACCTTGTTAGCTGCGGCATTGCTGCAAGAGGGCGTCGCCCAAGTTGAGCGCGGCGTTCCGGTGACGCGAGTGATCGAAGGCATCCAAGTTGGCGTGCAATTCGCTTTGGAGCGGATGCAGAGCCGCGCGCGCAGTTTGGAAGAACAAGGCCGGGATGCACTCTATCAGGTCGCGATGGTCGCAGGTCGTGAGCATCAAGATATTGCGAGGCTGGTCACCGAATCGGCACGTCTGATCGGGGATGAAAAGCTGAACAGCGAAGATTTTCGCCTATCTGACACCGTGATGGCAGTGGTAGGGGCGCAGTCACAAGTATTTCAAGGTGCTGTGATCGACAAGCAGCGCATGTCACCGCAGATGCCCAAGCGGGTGGAAGCGGCCAGGGTGCTGATCGTCGATGATGAGTTGGAGGCGGAGGAGCTCGACAGTGAAGCGCTCGGCACGGAGGCCGGGTTCCTGCTCTATCGCCAATATAAAGAAGAGTTCCGCGCTAACTTGGTACGACTGGTAAGCGCTGGCGTCAGCGCCGTATTTACCGACCGTGGCGTTTCTCCCGTCGCCGAAGAGGTGCTGGGCGAAGCGGGCGTGCTAATCGTACAACGCGTGATGCAGAAAGATTTGCGCAAGATCGCAGAACATACGGGTGCGCGTCCGATCAAACGTACCGGACTGTCCAAGGGGACAGAGGAACTACATAAGTTTTTGGGCTTTGCAGAACTGATCTATGAAGATGAACGCATGGAGAACATCCGCATCGTGGGTGGCTCTGGCAAGCCGATGGCGACCATTTTGATCGGCGCTTCGACCGAAGAAGTGGTTGGCGAACGATTGCGGATCGCCAAAGATGCGGCCGCTTCTGTGCAAGCGGCGGTGCGTGGCGGTATCGTTCCCGGCGGAGGCGCCTTGGAGTTGTGGGCGTCTCGCGAAGTGGAAAAGCGGCGCGAGACGGTGCGCGGCATGACCGGGTTTGGCGTGGAAGCGGTGGCCAAAGCACTGCGCCGCCCGATGACGCAAATCGTGCTCAACGCTGGTTTCAATCCGCTCGAAAAAGTAGAAGAAGCGAGCGTGGCACAAATCGAGCAGGACTCGGATACTTTGGCGATCGACTGCGATGAAGGCACGGTGGTCGATATGATCGCGCAAGGTGTTTTCGATCCGACGCCGGTCAAACTCCACGCCCTAAGAGCGGCAGGAGAAGTGACCGTCGCAATCATGCGGATTCACACGATCATCCGCATGAAGGAGGAAAGGACTTACGAAGAGTAA
- the hrcA gene encoding heat-inducible transcriptional repressor HrcA: protein MLTDRQKIILQILVDDYILTAEPVGSRTISKRPDVSISPATIRNEMADLEEMGYLEQPHTSAGRIPSQKGYRFYVDHLLRPSEAPDYDPHDLRVEILQKIDQMEQVVQQSATILSSLTNYTAIVLGPKVMTTKLRQIQLVPLLDRKAVAIIVMDNGHVENRMVTIPDGVEVESITRFIELLNRKLVGVPVPELKARLHSEIANELQRYSQQFESAMLLFDQMTEVQDPEQSKVYLGGTTKILNQPEFRTVEKLKPLLDMFEQTDDLIRLIDLAHHKPGIQIRIGAENDHETFHNCSLITATYTIEGKPVGTIGVVGPTRMDYARTIAVMQGLANNLSVLLTHLYK, encoded by the coding sequence ATGTTGACAGATCGTCAGAAAATCATTTTACAAATTCTCGTAGATGATTACATTCTTACGGCTGAACCGGTTGGCTCCCGTACGATCTCCAAACGGCCAGATGTGTCGATTTCTCCTGCTACAATTCGCAATGAAATGGCAGACTTGGAGGAAATGGGGTACTTGGAGCAGCCGCATACGTCTGCTGGACGCATCCCTTCGCAAAAAGGGTATCGGTTCTATGTCGATCATCTGCTCCGACCATCTGAAGCGCCCGACTATGACCCACACGATCTGCGCGTGGAAATTTTGCAGAAGATCGATCAGATGGAACAGGTCGTGCAACAGTCGGCAACCATTTTGTCATCTTTGACCAATTATACGGCGATCGTGCTCGGTCCGAAGGTGATGACCACCAAGCTTCGACAGATCCAACTGGTGCCTTTGCTGGATCGCAAAGCGGTGGCGATCATCGTCATGGACAACGGACATGTGGAAAACCGCATGGTCACGATCCCAGATGGCGTCGAAGTCGAGTCGATCACCCGTTTCATCGAATTGCTCAATCGCAAGCTCGTTGGCGTTCCGGTGCCAGAGTTGAAGGCTCGACTGCATTCGGAGATCGCAAACGAATTGCAGCGTTACTCGCAACAGTTTGAATCGGCGATGTTGCTGTTCGATCAGATGACAGAAGTTCAAGATCCTGAACAGTCAAAAGTGTATCTGGGCGGCACCACGAAGATTTTGAACCAACCGGAGTTTCGCACGGTGGAAAAGTTAAAACCGTTGCTCGACATGTTCGAACAGACGGATGACTTGATCCGCCTCATCGATCTGGCTCATCATAAGCCGGGGATACAGATTCGCATCGGTGCGGAAAATGATCATGAGACATTTCACAACTGTTCGCTGATCACCGCCACTTACACGATTGAAGGCAAACCGGTCGGTACGATCGGCGTCGTGGGCCCGACGCGAATGGATTATGCGCGCACGATTGCGGTGATGCAGGGGTTGGCGAACAACCTATCTGTCTTGCTCACCCATCTGTATAAATAG
- the grpE gene encoding nucleotide exchange factor GrpE, which translates to MEQENQNLQEEEVETETSAEANETVTDQRSREELLAEVARLSAEAEDNKTRYLRSQADFDNFRRRSRQEKDEFAAYANVKLIEELLPVLDTFEMALKSTGESDAQTVLTGVEMVYRQLMVALEKEGLAAIEAVGQPFDPNLHDGIMQVESADHPANTVVQELRKGYKVKDKVVRPSMVQVSQ; encoded by the coding sequence ATGGAGCAAGAGAACCAGAACCTGCAGGAAGAAGAGGTAGAAACTGAAACTTCTGCCGAAGCAAATGAAACAGTGACCGATCAGCGGAGCCGCGAAGAGCTGTTGGCCGAAGTGGCGAGGCTGTCGGCAGAAGCGGAGGATAACAAAACCCGCTACCTGCGTTCGCAAGCAGATTTTGATAATTTCCGCCGCAGAAGCCGTCAGGAAAAAGATGAGTTTGCTGCCTATGCCAACGTGAAGCTGATCGAGGAGCTGCTCCCCGTGCTGGACACCTTCGAGATGGCGCTCAAATCGACCGGAGAGAGCGACGCGCAAACGGTGCTCACCGGCGTCGAGATGGTCTATCGTCAATTGATGGTCGCCTTGGAGAAAGAAGGTCTAGCGGCGATCGAAGCGGTCGGCCAACCGTTCGACCCGAACCTGCACGATGGCATCATGCAGGTCGAATCTGCCGATCATCCCGCAAACACCGTCGTACAGGAATTGCGCAAAGGCTATAAAGTAAAAGACAAAGTCGTGCGCCCGTCGATGGTGCAAGTCAGCCAGTAA